A genomic window from Solanum stenotomum isolate F172 chromosome 10, ASM1918654v1, whole genome shotgun sequence includes:
- the LOC125842386 gene encoding FCS-Like Zinc finger 10-like: protein MLKKRTRSHQKVQTMGHLMSDGISDSYFQSDVLVRKHKSNSFFNVPGVFVGLNPKGSESDSVRSPTSPLDFRVFSNLGNPFRSSTSEGAGANKTWGCTKVGLGIVDSLDDEMKQSGKVFRSSDSKNILFGTQMRIKTHDFQSCVDDSLEEPKSLPKNISIFPHTLSKSSNLRKGRSDVVFGIGDSLSEHELSRNFRSCSLDSGRSSSRFASLANRTVAFGSENAINPVVSHTKCVRGCSKLGNPAGGAKLSPISTPVGSNTSLVGSISASDIELSEDYTCVRTRGPNAKVTHIFCDCILECHNNELPNFCKNANEKTVLPEVTDSSEVLNSFPSSDFLRFCSSCKKRLDGKDIYMYRGEKAFCSLDCRSEAILIDEEMEKKVNNHSESTVKPNSRDEVFDTGLFIAT, encoded by the exons ATGCTGAAGAAGAGGACCAGATCACACCAGAAAGTTCAAACAATGGGGCATTTGATGTCTGATGGTATCTCTGATTCTTATTTTCAATCTGATGTTTTGGTCAGGAAACATAAAAGTAACTCCTTTTTTAATGTTCCTGGTGTGTTTGTTGGGCTTAATCCTAAGGGTTCAGAATCTGATTCAGTGAGAAGTCCTACTTCTCCACTGGATTTTAGGGTCTTTTCAAATTTGGGAAACCCCTTTAGGTCATCAACTAGTGAGGGGGCTGGGGCTAACAAGACATGGGGTTGTACTAAAGTAGGCCTTGGCATTGTGGATTCTCTTGATGATGAAATGAAACAATCGGGGAAAGTTTTTCGATCATCCGATagtaaaaatattctttttggcACACAAATGAGGATCAAAACACATGATTTTCAGAGCTGTGTTGATGATTCTCTTGAGGAACCTAAGTCACTCCCTAAGAATATCTCGATTTTTCCTCATACTTTGTCCAAAAGCTCCAATCTTCGAAAGGGACGTTCtgatgttgtctttggaattgGAGATTCCCTGTCGGAGCATGAGTTGTCCAGAAATTTTCGTTCTTGTTCTCTAGACTCTGGAAGGTCTAGCTCACGTTTCGCAAGCTTGGCGAACCGTACTGTGGCTTTTGGTTCTGAAAATGCAATAAATCCAGTGGTTTCACATACTAAATGTGTTAGAGGTTGCTCAAAGTTGGGCAATCCTGCAGGTGGTGCGAAATTGAGTCCTATATCAACACCTGTTGGCTCTAACACTAGCTTAGTTGGTTCTATTTCAGCTAGTGACATTGAACTTTCTGAGGACTATACCTGTGTGAGAACCCGTGGACCCAATGCCAAAGTAACTCATATCTTTTGTGACTGCATTTTAGAATGTCACAACAATGAGTTACCCAATTTTTGTAAGAATGCTAATGAGAAAACCGTGCTGCCTGAGGTGACGGACAGCTCAGAGGTCCTCAATTCATTTCCTTCAAGCGATTTTTTGCGCTTCTGTTCCTCTTGCAAGAAGAGGCTGGATGGAAAAGATATTTACATGTacag AGGTGAGAAAGCTTTTTGCAGCTTGGATTGTCGTTCTGAGGCGATTTTAATTGATGAGGAGATGGAGAAGAAAGTCAATAATCATTCTGAAAGCACTGTTAAGCCAAACAGCCGTGATGAAGTTTTTGACACCGGCTTGTTCATTGCTACATAG
- the LOC125878346 gene encoding probable E3 ubiquitin-protein ligase RZFP34 gives MGDIVIEHSGTPHYEALNLQNVTTSENDADLVQSFSGGYLPEDSTHEEKSTCTEALDRGYLEYGCSHYRRRCRIIAPCCNEMFDCRHCHNEYKNNINVDQKLRHEIPRHKVERVICSLCDTEQEVQQVCINCGVCMGRYFCETCKLFDDDISKRQYHCNGCGICRIGGMENFFHCPKCRCCYSVLLRNSHPCVEGAMHHDCPVCFEYLFESINDVTVMPCGHTIHKNCLKEMQEHYQYACPLCSKSVCDMSKVWEKFDMEIAATPMPEPYQDKKVWILCNDCGITSEVQFHFVAQKCPCCKSYNTRQIRGR, from the exons ATGGGAGACATAGTGATTGAACATTCAGGGACACCACATTATGAGGCCTTAAACTTACAAAATGTTACAACATCTGAGAATGATGCTGATCTGGTTCAGAGTTTCTCTGGGGGCTACTTGCCTGAGGATAGTACACATGAAGAAAAATCCACTTGTACTGAAGCCCTCGACAGAGGATACTTGGAATATGG ATGTTCCCACTATCGCCGTAGATGTCGCATTATAGCCCCTTGCTGCAATGAGATGTTTGACTGCAGGCATTGTCATAATGAATATAAG AACAATATCAACGTTGACCAGAAACTTCGACATGAGATTCCTCGTCACAAGGTGGAAAGG GTTATATGCTCACTTTGTGATACAGAGCAAGAG GTTCAGCAAGTTTGCATCAATTGCGGTGTGTGCATGGGGAGATATTTCTGTGAAACGTGTAAGCTATTTGATGATGAT ATATCCAAAAGACAGTATCACTGCAATGGTTGTGGAATATGCAG GATTGGTGGGATGGAGAACTTCTTCCACTGTCCCAAATGCA GATGTTGTTATTCAGTTCTATTGAGGAACAGCCACCCCTGTGTAGAGGGAGCAATGCATCATGACTGTCCTGTTTGTTTTGAG TATCTCTTTGAGTCGATAAACGATGTAACAGTAATGCCTTGTGGACACACTATTCATAAGAACTGCTTGAAGGAGATGCAGGAACACTACCA GTATGCTTGTCCTCTCTGCTCTAAGTCGGTATGTGATATGTCGAAGGTGTGGGAGAAATTTGACATGGAGATTGCTGCAACACCGATGCCCGAACCTTATCAAGACAAGAAG GTTTGGATCCTTTGTAATGATTGTGGAATCACCTCAGAAGTGCAATTTCACTTTGTGGCTCAGAAATGTCCATGTTGCAAATCTTACAACACCCGCCAAATAAGAGGCAGATAG